A single genomic interval of Phocoenobacter uteri harbors:
- a CDS encoding phage portal protein, with product MKKSKKFAKNHKKTTASESIQAFSFSLGDPTPMLDRADILNYFESVLMHDKYYEPPISFNSLAKLRGASTHHESAIDVKKNILLSTIKTTDLLSYTQLEKFVQDFLFFGNAYLQVQRNKLGEPLKVTAPLAKYVRVGVEQGKYYQVVNGVDDYEFPDDSIFHLYQPDLNQEVYGIPSYLGALQSLLLNESATLFRRKYYVNGAHAGSIIYVNDAGIGKDEGEQIKEQLQQAKGKGNFKNLFVHAPAGKDGGIKVIPLSDAVGKDEFLNIKNTSRDDILAAHRVPPQLMGIIPTNTGGFGDVEKAAKVFFINEIKLLQRRLKEINTWLGREVISFEEYELLESKDDKKK from the coding sequence ATGAAAAAATCTAAAAAATTTGCAAAAAATCATAAAAAAACCACCGCTTCGGAAAGTATACAAGCCTTTTCTTTTAGCTTGGGCGATCCAACCCCAATGCTTGATCGTGCGGATATTCTCAATTATTTTGAGAGCGTGTTAATGCACGATAAATACTATGAACCGCCGATTAGTTTTAACAGCTTGGCCAAATTGCGAGGGGCGTCCACTCATCACGAAAGTGCTATTGACGTTAAGAAAAATATTTTACTCAGCACCATTAAAACCACCGACCTTTTAAGCTACACCCAACTTGAAAAATTTGTGCAGGACTTTCTATTTTTTGGCAATGCTTATTTGCAAGTGCAACGTAATAAATTAGGCGAACCATTGAAAGTGACTGCACCGCTTGCGAAATATGTGCGTGTGGGCGTGGAGCAAGGGAAATATTATCAAGTAGTGAATGGCGTTGATGATTATGAATTTCCTGATGATAGTATTTTCCATTTGTATCAACCGGACTTAAATCAAGAAGTTTACGGAATACCGTCTTATTTGGGTGCGTTACAATCCCTATTACTCAACGAAAGTGCAACATTGTTCAGACGAAAATATTATGTGAATGGGGCTCACGCAGGATCAATTATTTATGTGAATGACGCAGGTATCGGCAAAGATGAAGGGGAGCAAATCAAAGAGCAGTTACAACAAGCGAAAGGAAAAGGAAATTTTAAAAATCTATTCGTTCACGCCCCAGCAGGAAAGGACGGCGGAATTAAAGTGATTCCATTATCTGACGCCGTCGGCAAAGATGAATTTTTAAATATAAAGAACACGAGCCGAGATGATATTTTAGCCGCCCACCGAGTTCCACCACAACTAATGGGAATAATCCCAACCAACACTGGGGGATTTGGGGACGTGGAAAAAGCTGCGAAAGTATTTTTTATCAACGAGATAAAACTACTACAACGCCGACTAAAAGAAATCAACACTTGGCTAGGACGAGAAGTGATTTCTTTTGAGGAATATGAGTTGTTAGAAAGCAAAGACGATAAGAAAAAATAA
- a CDS encoding GPO family capsid scaffolding protein, which translates to MPKKTQKWFVVATEGATTDGRTINRSWIEQMAESYDPKTYGARINLEHIKTWLYRENEPHAKSYGDVTALKTAENEDGKLQLLAQIDPTDDLIKLNKARQKIYTSVEIDPNFADSGKAYLVGLAVTDSPASLGTEMLAFASGAKDNPLNNRKQNPENVFSEAIETVFEFAEEKEEFKVLDKLKSLFAKKEKTDNQVFADHQQAIELLGKKIDEQAEELASLKAENAEISAKFTKNQTAYEKLQNTFNQLRQEPEQEFTRPTVTGEKATEIIL; encoded by the coding sequence ATGCCGAAAAAAACACAAAAATGGTTTGTTGTTGCAACAGAGGGGGCAACCACAGACGGACGCACAATCAACCGCTCTTGGATTGAGCAGATGGCTGAAAGTTATGACCCTAAAACTTATGGGGCAAGAATTAACCTTGAGCATATTAAAACGTGGCTTTATCGTGAAAATGAACCACACGCAAAAAGTTATGGTGATGTTACCGCTTTAAAAACTGCAGAAAATGAAGACGGTAAATTGCAATTACTGGCACAAATTGACCCAACCGATGACCTTATCAAATTAAACAAAGCACGTCAGAAAATCTACACTTCTGTTGAAATTGATCCAAATTTTGCTGATTCAGGCAAGGCTTATTTAGTCGGTTTAGCCGTAACAGATAGCCCTGCAAGTTTAGGGACTGAAATGTTGGCATTTGCAAGCGGTGCAAAAGATAACCCACTTAATAACCGCAAGCAAAATCCTGAAAATGTATTTAGTGAAGCAATTGAAACGGTGTTTGAATTTGCAGAAGAAAAGGAAGAATTTAAGGTTTTGGATAAGCTGAAAAGTTTATTTGCGAAAAAAGAAAAAACCGACAATCAAGTTTTTGCAGATCATCAACAAGCGATTGAGCTTTTAGGTAAAAAAATTGATGAACAGGCGGAAGAATTGGCAAGTTTGAAAGCTGAAAATGCGGAAATTTCTGCAAAATTTACAAAAAATCAAACCGCTTATGAAAAGCTACAAAATACCTTTAATCAATTACGCCAAGAGCCAGAGCAGGAATTTACGCGTCCAACGGTAACAGGCGAAAAAGCAACAGAAATCATTTTATAA
- a CDS encoding tyrosine-type recombinase/integrase: MLSNSKLKSLKPKEKAYKVADRDGLYVFVSKKGTISFRYDYIINKRRETLTIGRFGADGISLSEAREKLMMARKLVSEGISPANEKRQKKFSLSGCGNFGFFAEKYLKEVELAESTRQLRRATFEREIKPYFGNKLMTEIKAINIRNHCEIIRDRGAPSTAIFVRDFFNLVYKFAISKGAEFGNPAEKVANSSIATFKPRERVLTPREIHLFFNELNNTERYFTLRKGILFILYTMVRKGELVSAKWDEFDFNKNIWTIPAERMKARRSHNVYLSRQALELLTAFKIYSEESEFVIPSRTSLFKPVSLSSLNRVVSETVKIMQDKGMEIDHFTIHDLRRTASTLLHEKGFNSDWIEKALAHEQKGVRAVYNKAEYAEQRREMMQKWADMVDCWIRGQSV, from the coding sequence ATGCTGAGTAATTCTAAACTTAAATCGCTTAAACCCAAAGAAAAAGCCTATAAAGTCGCTGATCGTGATGGGCTTTATGTTTTCGTGTCTAAGAAGGGGACCATTTCTTTTCGTTATGACTATATTATTAATAAAAGGCGGGAAACTTTAACAATTGGGCGATTTGGGGCTGATGGGATCAGTTTGAGTGAGGCTCGTGAGAAATTGATGATGGCGAGAAAATTGGTAAGTGAGGGAATTTCGCCGGCTAATGAGAAAAGGCAGAAAAAATTCAGCCTTAGCGGTTGCGGGAATTTCGGTTTTTTTGCTGAGAAATATTTGAAAGAGGTTGAGCTTGCGGAAAGTACAAGACAGTTGAGACGGGCGACATTTGAACGTGAGATTAAGCCTTATTTTGGTAATAAGTTGATGACTGAGATTAAGGCGATTAATATTCGAAATCATTGTGAGATTATTCGTGATCGCGGTGCACCTTCTACGGCTATTTTTGTGAGAGATTTTTTTAATTTGGTGTATAAGTTTGCTATTTCAAAAGGGGCTGAATTTGGTAATCCTGCTGAGAAGGTGGCAAATTCTTCGATTGCGACCTTTAAGCCAAGGGAACGAGTTTTAACGCCTAGGGAAATTCATTTATTTTTCAATGAGCTGAATAATACTGAGCGTTATTTTACGCTTAGAAAAGGCATTTTGTTCATTCTTTATACGATGGTTAGAAAGGGCGAGTTAGTCTCTGCAAAATGGGATGAGTTTGATTTTAATAAGAATATTTGGACAATTCCCGCTGAGCGTATGAAGGCAAGACGTTCGCACAATGTTTATTTATCGCGTCAGGCGCTGGAACTTTTGACGGCGTTTAAAATTTATAGTGAAGAGTCAGAATTTGTGATCCCTTCTCGTACTTCTTTATTCAAGCCGGTTTCTTTGAGTTCTTTAAATCGGGTTGTGAGTGAAACGGTGAAAATTATGCAGGATAAGGGTATGGAGATTGATCACTTTACTATTCACGATTTAAGGCGAACCGCCTCTACTCTGCTCCACGAAAAAGGCTTTAATTCTGATTGGATTGAGAAGGCATTAGCCCACGAGCAGAAGGGGGTGAGGGCGGTTTATAATAAAGCGGAGTATGCAGAACAACGACGGGAGATGATGCAGAAATGGGCGGATATGGTAGATTGTTGGATTAGGGGGCAATCTGTTTAA
- a CDS encoding type II toxin-antitoxin system HicA family toxin: MHSRDLIKELKAIGCYQIRSGKGDHHIWYSPKTGKKFPITHPVKDIPIGTLRSIKKSAGLL; encoded by the coding sequence ATGCACTCAAGAGACTTAATCAAAGAGCTTAAAGCTATCGGTTGTTATCAAATCAGGAGTGGAAAAGGAGATCACCATATTTGGTATAGTCCAAAGACAGGTAAAAAATTTCCAATTACGCATCCTGTTAAAGATATTCCAATCGGTACTTTAAGATCAATCAAAAAATCGGCAGGGCTTTTATAG
- a CDS encoding type II toxin-antitoxin system HicB family antitoxin: MLFTIGVETPQDENTAFGMVVPALCNDEYSCFSAADSEGEIIPQVTDAIHTMLELMIDEEFDILSIKDKGFRFYKTLEDYDYCDTWLLIDIDLTAYFGNKKRLNITLPQYLIDRIDSKVTHSDIYRDRSHFLAVASQKELGNRI; encoded by the coding sequence ATGCTATTTACAATCGGTGTTGAAACACCACAAGATGAAAATACAGCGTTTGGAATGGTTGTGCCAGCACTTTGTAATGATGAATATAGTTGTTTTAGTGCGGCGGATAGTGAAGGAGAGATTATCCCACAAGTAACAGACGCCATTCATACAATGCTTGAATTAATGATTGATGAAGAATTTGATATTTTGTCAATTAAAGATAAAGGGTTCAGATTTTATAAAACCTTAGAAGATTATGATTATTGTGATACTTGGTTATTAATTGATATTGATTTAACCGCCTATTTTGGCAATAAAAAACGCTTAAATATCACATTGCCACAATATTTAATTGATAGAATTGATAGTAAAGTCACGCATTCTGATATATACCGAGATAGAAGCCATTTCTTAGCCGTTGCCTCACAAAAAGAGCTAGGAAATAGAATTTAA
- a CDS encoding phage major capsid protein, P2 family, with the protein MQLNATTEQKLMQYAEDTAKHNKVDCSRVLSGLSYSIDPSVQQKLEKEVLLKSDFLKRINIVPVTELKGETLRLGVASTIASRTDTSVGSAVRVPENIMGMEQQDYECFQTNFDTFISFAQLDTWAKFPDFGKRIGDLKAKRIALDRIMIGWNGTQAAKTTNRTSNPLLQDVNKGWLQLIRENAAESVLTQDKTKDGKIIVNVNKGDKNTAEYKTLDGLVYAATSDLIAEEFQDETNLVAIMSRDLLTDKYFPLQNDPTATEKLAGDTIISQKRVGGLPAVTVPYFPKKTILITSLDNLSIYYQDGKMRRLWKEHAEANRYEDFMSSNEAYVVENYKAVALIENIHLVDEDKARAEITIEG; encoded by the coding sequence ATGCAATTAAACGCAACAACAGAACAAAAATTAATGCAATATGCAGAAGACACAGCAAAACATAATAAAGTGGATTGTAGCCGTGTGTTAAGTGGCTTATCTTATAGCATTGATCCATCAGTCCAACAAAAACTAGAAAAAGAAGTATTATTAAAATCTGATTTTCTAAAACGTATCAATATTGTTCCAGTAACGGAATTAAAAGGCGAAACATTACGCTTAGGCGTGGCAAGTACGATCGCAAGCCGAACTGATACATCGGTGGGCAGTGCGGTGCGTGTGCCTGAAAATATCATGGGAATGGAGCAACAAGACTATGAATGTTTCCAAACCAATTTTGACACCTTTATTTCTTTTGCTCAGCTTGATACTTGGGCAAAATTCCCTGATTTTGGCAAACGTATTGGCGATTTAAAAGCAAAACGTATCGCCCTTGACCGTATTATGATTGGTTGGAACGGTACACAAGCAGCTAAAACGACTAACCGCACTTCAAATCCATTACTGCAAGATGTTAACAAAGGCTGGTTGCAACTTATCCGTGAAAATGCTGCTGAAAGTGTTTTAACTCAAGACAAAACCAAAGATGGCAAAATCATTGTGAATGTCAATAAAGGCGATAAAAATACTGCAGAATACAAAACCCTTGATGGATTAGTTTATGCGGCAACGTCTGATTTAATTGCAGAAGAGTTTCAAGATGAAACAAATCTTGTGGCAATTATGAGCCGTGATTTACTCACAGATAAATATTTCCCACTACAAAACGACCCAACTGCAACAGAAAAACTAGCAGGCGATACGATTATCAGCCAAAAACGTGTCGGTGGATTACCTGCGGTAACCGTGCCATATTTCCCTAAAAAAACCATTTTGATTACGTCACTTGATAACCTTTCTATTTATTATCAAGACGGCAAAATGCGACGTTTGTGGAAAGAACACGCAGAAGCAAACCGCTATGAAGACTTTATGTCATCAAACGAGGCTTATGTTGTTGAAAATTACAAAGCAGTGGCACTCATTGAAAATATTCATTTAGTTGATGAAGACAAAGCCCGTGCGGAAATTACGATTGAAGGTTAA
- the guaA gene encoding glutamine-hydrolyzing GMP synthase: protein MNNIHNHKILILDFGSQYTQLIARRVREIGVYCELWAWDVTEEQIREFNPTGIILSGGPESTTEQGSPRAPEYVFNAGVPVLGICYGMQTMAMQLGGLTEGSDHREFGYAQVELKGQDQLFAKLNDNLTASNPQLDVWMSHGDKVTKLPQGFQVTGLTPTCPIASMSDENRQFYGVQFHPEVTHTKQGLGLLTNFVVNICGCETKWTPENIIEDAVARIKAQVGDDEVILGLSGGVDSSVVALLLHRAIGKKLHCVFVDNGLLRLNEADQVMEMFGDKFGLNIIKVDAEQRFLDRLAGVDEPEAKRKIIGNVFVEVFDEESHKHNNVKWLAQGTIYPDVIESAASKTGKAHVIKSHHNVGGLPDYMKLGLVEPLRELFKDEVRKIGLALGLPAEMLNRHPFPGPGLGVRVLGEVRKEYCDLLRKADAIFIEELHNADWYYKVSQAFTVFLPVKSVGVMGDGRKYDWVVSLRAVETIDFMTAHWAHLPYDLLGKVSNRIINEVEGISRVVYDVSGKPPATIEWE, encoded by the coding sequence ATGAACAACATACACAACCATAAAATTTTAATTTTAGATTTCGGTTCGCAATATACTCAACTTATCGCACGTCGTGTGCGTGAGATTGGGGTTTATTGTGAGCTTTGGGCTTGGGACGTTACCGAAGAACAAATTCGTGAATTTAACCCAACAGGAATTATTCTTTCGGGTGGACCTGAAAGCACCACAGAACAAGGTAGCCCACGTGCCCCTGAATATGTATTCAATGCTGGCGTACCAGTGCTAGGTATCTGCTACGGAATGCAAACAATGGCAATGCAACTTGGTGGCTTAACCGAAGGTTCAGATCATCGTGAATTTGGTTACGCACAAGTAGAATTAAAAGGACAAGATCAATTATTTGCAAAATTAAATGATAATTTGACCGCTTCAAATCCACAATTAGATGTGTGGATGAGTCACGGTGATAAAGTAACCAAATTACCACAAGGTTTCCAAGTAACAGGCTTAACCCCTACTTGTCCGATTGCGTCAATGTCAGATGAAAACCGTCAATTCTACGGTGTACAGTTCCACCCAGAAGTGACCCACACTAAACAAGGTTTAGGTTTATTAACTAATTTTGTGGTTAATATTTGTGGCTGTGAAACCAAGTGGACACCAGAAAATATCATTGAAGACGCTGTTGCTCGCATTAAAGCACAAGTGGGCGATGATGAAGTGATTTTAGGCTTATCTGGTGGTGTCGATTCATCGGTAGTCGCATTATTACTACACCGTGCTATCGGTAAAAAATTACACTGTGTTTTCGTGGATAACGGATTATTACGCTTAAACGAAGCTGATCAAGTAATGGAAATGTTTGGCGATAAATTCGGATTAAACATCATCAAAGTTGACGCGGAACAACGTTTCCTAGATCGCCTTGCGGGTGTTGATGAGCCAGAAGCAAAACGCAAAATTATCGGTAATGTATTCGTGGAAGTGTTTGATGAAGAATCCCATAAACACAATAACGTAAAATGGTTAGCACAAGGTACAATTTACCCTGACGTAATCGAATCTGCGGCAAGTAAAACTGGCAAAGCTCACGTAATCAAATCCCACCACAATGTTGGCGGATTACCTGATTATATGAAACTTGGTTTAGTTGAACCATTGCGTGAATTGTTTAAAGACGAAGTGCGTAAAATCGGCTTAGCCTTAGGCTTACCTGCTGAAATGCTTAACCGTCACCCATTCCCGGGACCGGGCTTAGGCGTACGTGTTTTAGGCGAAGTGAGAAAAGAATATTGCGACTTACTCCGCAAAGCAGACGCTATTTTTATCGAAGAACTACACAACGCCGATTGGTACTACAAAGTCAGCCAAGCCTTTACCGTATTTTTACCTGTGAAATCCGTTGGCGTAATGGGTGATGGACGTAAATACGACTGGGTTGTGTCACTGCGTGCCGTTGAAACCATCGACTTTATGACTGCACATTGGGCTCATTTACCTTATGACTTACTAGGTAAAGTATCGAACCGCATTATCAACGAAGTTGAAGGCATTTCTCGTGTCGTTTATGATGTAAGTGGAAAACCACCTGCAACGATTGAGTGGGAGTGA
- a CDS encoding terminase large subunit domain-containing protein, whose translation MELSETEKELETTEKKRKAQVMFFAGYKISEIAKQLDLPYNTVASWKKRENWEDKAPVGRVEMAIENRLCLLILKENKTGGDFKEIDLLRRQMEGVARIKKYSYGEGNETDLNPKLKRRNQNIENRKTGDKNPISEEQKMLLITEFDKTMFDYQKMWYTAGLTNRIRTILKSRQIGATYYFAHEAFVDALKTGRNQIFLSASKKQALMFRSYITAYARRVADVELKGETILLPNGAELYFLGTNSATAQSYHGNLYFDEIFWVPKFDEIQTVASAMASQKQFRQTYFSTPSTKAHPAYAFWSGKEFNQGRAKADRVNINISHEHLMHGKLCPDRKWRQIVNIYDAERGGCDLFNIEDLKFENSEEKFNQLFMCEFADDNLSVFKFADLEKCQTDSLMEWADYKPFEGYARPFGNREVWLGYDPAFTGDRAALALIAPPKVEGGEYRVLHTQTYHSEDYEQQAKHIKHYCESYNITRITIDATGMGTGVYQEVLKFRPDAVGLSYNPELKNEMVLKARNLIQKRRLKFDDNKIVTSFMTIKRQPTRSGTKMTYVSDRSEDASHGDIAWAIMHALLNVPFGETATSNRVTISTY comes from the coding sequence ATGGAACTTTCTGAAACTGAAAAAGAACTAGAAACTACAGAGAAAAAACGCAAAGCCCAAGTGATGTTTTTTGCTGGCTACAAAATTTCAGAAATCGCAAAACAGTTGGATTTGCCTTATAACACGGTGGCAAGTTGGAAAAAGCGAGAAAACTGGGAAGATAAAGCACCTGTTGGGCGTGTGGAAATGGCGATTGAAAATCGCCTTTGTTTATTGATCTTAAAAGAAAATAAAACAGGGGGCGATTTTAAAGAAATTGATTTATTACGCCGTCAAATGGAAGGTGTCGCCAGAATTAAAAAATATTCTTATGGCGAAGGCAATGAAACGGACTTGAACCCTAAACTAAAACGCCGTAATCAAAATATTGAAAATCGCAAAACCGGTGATAAAAACCCGATTTCAGAAGAACAAAAAATGCTGTTAATCACTGAATTTGATAAGACGATGTTTGATTATCAAAAAATGTGGTACACGGCTGGGCTGACTAATCGCATTCGCACCATTTTGAAATCACGCCAAATCGGTGCGACTTATTATTTTGCCCACGAGGCATTTGTGGACGCACTCAAAACAGGGCGAAACCAAATCTTTTTATCGGCGAGTAAAAAGCAAGCATTGATGTTCCGTTCTTATATTACCGCTTATGCAAGACGTGTGGCAGATGTGGAGCTGAAAGGCGAAACCATTTTATTACCCAATGGGGCAGAGCTGTATTTTTTAGGGACGAACTCAGCCACAGCCCAAAGTTATCATGGCAATTTATATTTTGATGAAATCTTTTGGGTGCCTAAATTTGATGAAATACAAACGGTGGCAAGTGCAATGGCATCTCAAAAACAATTTCGTCAAACTTACTTTTCAACACCATCAACAAAAGCCCACCCTGCCTATGCGTTTTGGAGTGGTAAAGAGTTTAATCAAGGACGAGCCAAAGCGGATCGCGTTAATATCAATATTTCACACGAACATTTAATGCACGGTAAATTATGTCCTGATCGCAAATGGCGACAAATTGTGAATATCTATGACGCAGAGCGAGGAGGCTGTGATTTATTTAATATTGAAGATTTGAAATTTGAAAACTCAGAAGAAAAATTCAATCAGCTGTTTATGTGTGAATTTGCTGATGATAATTTGAGTGTATTTAAATTTGCTGATTTAGAAAAATGTCAAACAGATTCGCTTATGGAATGGGCAGATTATAAACCTTTTGAAGGTTATGCTCGTCCATTTGGCAATCGTGAAGTGTGGCTAGGTTACGATCCTGCTTTTACTGGCGACCGTGCAGCACTGGCGTTAATTGCACCGCCGAAAGTGGAAGGGGGCGAATATCGTGTATTACACACCCAAACCTATCATTCAGAAGATTACGAACAACAAGCCAAACATATTAAGCACTATTGTGAAAGCTACAACATTACTCGCATTACCATTGACGCAACAGGAATGGGAACAGGGGTTTATCAAGAAGTGCTTAAATTCCGCCCTGACGCAGTCGGTTTATCTTATAACCCTGAATTGAAAAATGAAATGGTGTTGAAGGCTCGCAACTTAATTCAAAAACGCCGTTTAAAGTTTGATGATAACAAAATCGTCACTAGCTTTATGACTATCAAACGCCAACCGACCCGCAGTGGCACGAAGATGACCTATGTGTCTGACCGCTCGGAAGACGCGAGTCACGGCGATATTGCTTGGGCAATTATGCACGCCCTTTTAAATGTACCGTTTGGCGAAACGGCAACATCAAACCGTGTCACAATTTCTACTTACTAA